The Spirochaetota bacterium sequence TCATCATAGTAAATTGTATTTGCCAAAGTAACTCCAGCCCATCTAATAGTTAAAGTAGCATAACCAGCTAAGTTAACAGCTCTATTTAAATATATAAGGTCTTTATAAATAGGCTTTGGAGTCGCTTCAACAGTCACTCCTACTAGAGTATTTAAAAAATATGCTTGCCATGAATAGTAACCATATGCTGCCCAGCTAAAAGTACCGAGTGCAGTTATTTTTGCATCGATATCATCGAGCGTCTTTGTTGACTGCTGTTGTGCAAAAGCAACACCTGAAAAAACAAGCAACAAAGCAATCAAGATCCCTAAAAATCTCTTCATAAAAAATCCTCCTAAAAATTTTTTTTAATATTTTTTCTTATTTTATAGGGTTCTACCCCATTTCAAAATAATTTTTAATATATTTTAATAATTTGTCAAGTGTTTTTAAAATTTATTTTTTATTTTTATTGTTAGTTTTAATAATTTATACATTTTTTTATTATTTAATATACTTTATTCATAATTTACTTCTATTATTTAATACTAATTAAGCTTTTCTATCATATTAACTATTCTTTTCGACATATTTTTTAGTATAGTATCAACCCATCTTGGATGAAGTTTAAATATCTCTATAAACTCATCTTTTGGAAATATTAAACATTTTGTAGGTGTATCCATAGCTATGATTGTTGCTGATCTTAGGTTTATATCAAAAAGAGACATCTCACCAAATATCTCTCCCTTTCTTATTATATTCAATACCTTGTATCTATCCCCAGTTTTTTTGCAAACCCAACATCTTCCCTCTAAAAGATAGTAAACATCTGTTGACTTTTCCCCCTCTTTAATAACTATATCTTTCTCTGAAAACTCTTTACCATACTTCTTTAATATCTCATCTGTTAAAGCTTCTTCACCTTCAAAACCAAATTTTATAATATCAGCATCAAAATCATACATATTAACCTCTTTTAATAAATAGATCTATTTTTTATATTTTACTAAAAAAATTTAAAAGTATTTTATATTTTCTTTTTCTATATATATAGAATTCAAAATCTTTGTAAAATTTGAAAGAGATTTTATAGCATGAATTGAAAGTTCCCAGACCATCGAAACTGTTAACATAAACGAGTTTTTG is a genomic window containing:
- a CDS encoding cyclic nucleotide-binding domain-containing protein → MYDFDADIIKFGFEGEEALTDEILKKYGKEFSEKDIVIKEGEKSTDVYYLLEGRCWVCKKTGDRYKVLNIIRKGEIFGEMSLFDINLRSATIIAMDTPTKCLIFPKDEFIEIFKLHPRWVDTILKNMSKRIVNMIEKLN